The DNA window AGCCGATCAGCTGGCCCGCGATGGTGGCGAGCCCGAGCAGCAGTACGCCGGTCCAGCGGACGACGAACGAAGCGAGCGCGATGAACACGATGCCGACGATCCCGCCAAGGTAGAGCAGCGGATTCGACGGGAACTCGCGCGGCCCGCCGCCGAAGGCGAGCGACACCAGCCACGCGAGCACCAGCACCGTGGTCCCGGCGACGAAGTTGACCAGCGCCGCGGTCAGCGAACTGCCCGACCACGCGTTGACGCGGCCGTTGACCGCCTGCTGCACCGCCATCAGCGCGCCAGCGACCAGCGGCAGGACGAGCAGCCACAGCCCGGACGACGCGCTGCCGAGGCTCCCCGAAAGCGACCAGGCGACCGCGACGAGGGTGAGGACCGCGCCGAGCACGCGGGTCCAGGTCAGCGCCTGCGGCCCGGCCGGGCCGAGCCCCGCGCGATCGACGGCGAGCCCGCTGAGGGTCTGCCCGGCGACCACGCCGACGGTGAACATCGCCACGCCGAGTACCGACACCGTCACCGACTGCCCCGCGACGTAGGTCGCGCCGCCGACGCCGCCGAGGCAGTACCAAGGGCTGAACCGGCCCTCGCGGACGCCGTGGGCCACGGCGCGGACACCTTCGCGCATCTTCGGGGAAAAAGGCACCGCGAGCAGCAGGAGCACGAGCCCGCCGCCGAAGGAGATCACCGCGGCGAACAGGGAGTCGTGCAGTTCGACGCCGAGTTGACCGTTCACCCGGCTCTGCGTGGCCATGGCGAGTCCGGACACGACCGCGAGGCCGATACCAATCGCCCGCTCTGCACCTTTTGTCTTTTTGCTTTGGTCGCGCGGGGTGATTACGGTGGCGCTCGCGGTACTCATTCTTCTCATTGTCACGTCGCCACACCGTGTCGATCCATCCTGATGAGAGTGATACCGATAACTCACCCACCCCTGCTCGACCGAGGTCAGGCAGCTGAAGGCGCCGCGGTGGCTAGGCCGAAGGGGAGGACCCGGGTGCATTAGCGCGGCCGAAGAGTCAAAATGGACCGGTGGCTCAACCGACGACCCAGCTGAACGCGACCGAGCAGGACACCCTGGTCAAGCAGATCGGCCTCGCCCTGCTGCGGGCCGCGCCGCGCGACTGGCGCCGCGTGACCGCGCAGTACCGCGCGGTCGGGCGTTACCACGAGCTGACCGGAGAGGTCGCCACCGGCGACGGCCAGACCCACGAGTGGGTGGCCACGCACGACATCGCGACCCTCTTCGGCAAGCTGCGCGCCGGCATGTACCGCGATGGCAGGGGGACGTGGTTCAACGCCCGCTACCAGCTCGATCACCCGTCCAGTTACAACCTCG is part of the Amycolatopsis sp. CA-230715 genome and encodes:
- a CDS encoding DMT family transporter, with the translated sequence MRRMSTASATVITPRDQSKKTKGAERAIGIGLAVVSGLAMATQSRVNGQLGVELHDSLFAAVISFGGGLVLLLLAVPFSPKMREGVRAVAHGVREGRFSPWYCLGGVGGATYVAGQSVTVSVLGVAMFTVGVVAGQTLSGLAVDRAGLGPAGPQALTWTRVLGAVLTLVAVAWSLSGSLGSASSGLWLLVLPLVAGALMAVQQAVNGRVNAWSGSSLTAALVNFVAGTTVLVLAWLVSLAFGGGPREFPSNPLLYLGGIVGIVFIALASFVVRWTGVLLLGLATIAGQLIGSVLIDLIAPAHPAKLATATLGGTCLALAAVGIAAISTRPRKA